In Nitrospirota bacterium, a single genomic region encodes these proteins:
- a CDS encoding group 1 truncated hemoglobin, with product MLTVALLLSSAPVWAADAPLPSLYERLGGTGPITAVVGKFVSIVGQDKRINGYFANTDLVHLKKQLVDQVCQASGGPCTYEGKDMKTAHAGMKVTTAAFNALVEDLVKALDTFNVPAREKNELLSVLGPMKADIVEVP from the coding sequence ATGCTGACCGTCGCCTTGCTGTTGAGCTCAGCGCCGGTGTGGGCAGCCGATGCTCCGTTGCCCTCACTCTATGAACGGCTCGGCGGAACAGGCCCTATCACGGCCGTCGTCGGCAAGTTCGTCAGCATCGTGGGCCAAGACAAGCGCATCAACGGGTATTTTGCCAATACCGATTTGGTGCACCTGAAGAAACAGCTGGTCGACCAGGTTTGCCAAGCCAGCGGCGGCCCCTGCACCTATGAGGGAAAAGACATGAAAACAGCGCATGCCGGCATGAAAGTCACGACGGCTGCCTTCAATGCCTTGGTAGAAGACCTTGTCAAGGCATTGGATACGTTCAACGTGCCAGCCAGGGAAAAGAACGAACTTCTTTCCGTGCTGGGTCCAATGAAGGCCGACATCGTCGAAGTGCCGTAA
- a CDS encoding multicopper oxidase domain-containing protein, with amino-acid sequence MAIAGAMVLAMTGLMGLPSEASAKTHDIKMTAMEAEIVIEGTGTKYKAWTFNGQMPGPAVRVTEGDTVNFTLENPKTNFFPHAMDFHAAEIDFLKNYRAINPGETISFTFVAKKPGVFFYHCGAAPMIQHVARGMFGAIIVDPKDPKVWPKAHREFLLVQSELWKNPDDVEAMFARKFDYTVFNGGIFKYHPFFIGSEALEAKPNERVRIYFVNAGPNEFSSLHPIGEIWDNVYESGNPSNKLTGVQTYVVGPGSAATFDLVSESPGVYPIVTHSLTGALRGAIAALTVTPVAKDAPLMPLTPWKP; translated from the coding sequence GACCGGATTGATGGGATTGCCCTCCGAGGCATCTGCGAAGACCCATGACATCAAGATGACCGCCATGGAAGCGGAAATCGTGATTGAAGGAACGGGAACGAAATATAAGGCCTGGACGTTCAACGGCCAGATGCCGGGGCCGGCCGTGCGGGTCACGGAAGGCGACACTGTCAACTTCACGCTGGAGAATCCCAAGACCAACTTTTTTCCACACGCCATGGACTTCCATGCGGCGGAAATCGATTTCCTGAAGAACTACCGGGCCATCAATCCGGGAGAAACCATTTCCTTCACCTTTGTGGCGAAGAAGCCCGGCGTGTTTTTCTATCATTGCGGAGCGGCGCCCATGATCCAGCACGTCGCGCGCGGCATGTTCGGCGCGATTATCGTCGATCCCAAGGATCCGAAGGTCTGGCCGAAAGCGCACCGGGAGTTTTTGTTAGTCCAATCAGAGCTCTGGAAGAACCCCGACGATGTCGAGGCCATGTTCGCCCGGAAGTTCGACTATACGGTCTTCAACGGAGGGATCTTCAAGTATCATCCCTTTTTCATCGGCTCGGAAGCGCTGGAGGCGAAACCGAATGAGCGGGTCCGGATCTATTTTGTGAACGCGGGCCCCAACGAGTTTTCCTCGCTCCACCCGATCGGCGAGATTTGGGATAACGTCTACGAGAGCGGGAACCCCTCCAATAAACTTACAGGGGTGCAAACCTATGTTGTGGGACCCGGAAGCGCCGCCACATTCGACTTAGTCTCCGAATCACCCGGGGTCTATCCGATTGTGACGCATTCGCTCACTGGAGCCCTTCGGGGAGCCATTGCCGCTCTGACGGTTACACCGGTAGCCAAGGATGCTCCGCTGATGCCACTGACGCCCTGGAAACCCTAA